In one window of Rathayibacter caricis DSM 15933 DNA:
- a CDS encoding heme-degrading domain-containing protein, giving the protein MTDSSTAEGSTEGLTALIAELEQQERDLVLDSFDHDTAWRLGSRIAELAREAGAAVAVDIRRPGLLLFRAALPGSTPDQESWIARKSAVVLRLETSSALADARFTAAGADPSARGWLGPEYAVTGGSVPIRVRGVGVVAAATVSGLASLDDHALVVQALRELVAAQS; this is encoded by the coding sequence GTGACCGACAGCAGCACCGCCGAGGGCAGCACCGAGGGCCTGACCGCCCTCATCGCCGAGCTCGAGCAGCAGGAGCGCGATCTCGTGCTCGACTCCTTCGACCACGACACGGCGTGGCGGCTCGGCTCCCGCATCGCCGAACTCGCCCGGGAGGCCGGAGCGGCGGTCGCCGTCGACATCCGCCGCCCCGGGCTCCTCCTCTTCCGCGCCGCCCTGCCCGGCAGCACTCCCGATCAGGAGTCGTGGATCGCCCGCAAGTCGGCCGTCGTCCTCCGTCTCGAGACCAGCAGCGCCCTCGCCGACGCCCGCTTCACCGCGGCGGGCGCCGACCCGTCGGCCCGTGGCTGGCTCGGTCCGGAGTACGCCGTCACCGGCGGGTCGGTCCCGATCCGCGTGCGCGGCGTCGGAGTGGTGGCCGCGGCCACCGTCTCGGGCCTCGCCTCCCTCGACGACCACGCCCTCGTCGTGCAGGCCCTCCGCGAACTGGTCGCTGCTCAGAGCTGA
- a CDS encoding cupin domain-containing protein — protein sequence MNIEPAAPTVKNPPEQFVGDVWLDLLAVPHDPDQRATLGRVRFAPGARTAWHSHARGQYLHVTQGVARFGARDGTILELHAGQTLYTPPGEEHWHASAPGVFMEHLALFESADDPAASTVWAEHITDDEYEGR from the coding sequence GTGAACATCGAACCCGCCGCACCCACCGTCAAGAACCCGCCCGAGCAGTTCGTCGGCGACGTCTGGCTCGACCTCCTCGCCGTGCCGCACGATCCCGACCAGCGCGCCACCCTCGGCCGCGTCCGCTTCGCCCCCGGCGCCCGCACGGCCTGGCACTCGCATGCCCGCGGCCAGTACCTGCACGTGACGCAGGGAGTCGCGCGCTTCGGTGCTCGCGACGGCACGATCCTCGAGCTCCACGCCGGGCAGACCCTCTACACCCCGCCCGGCGAGGAGCACTGGCACGCGAGCGCTCCCGGCGTCTTCATGGAGCACCTCGCCCTGTTCGAGAGCGCGGACGATCCGGCTGCGAGCACGGTCTGGGCCGAGCACATCACCGACGACGAGTACGAGGGGCGGTGA
- a CDS encoding DUF2255 family protein, whose amino-acid sequence MTWNPTTLAAIAASDDLHVSPFRADGATYGTPTWIWSVVVGDDLLVRAWNGQRSRWYRAAVEQGAGRIRAAGAEHEVAFEQADPARRDAVDAAYREKYAGSPYLAPMLGEGPVSATVRLLPLRSPR is encoded by the coding sequence ATGACCTGGAACCCGACGACCCTCGCGGCGATCGCCGCCTCCGACGATCTCCACGTCTCGCCCTTCCGCGCCGACGGAGCGACGTACGGCACCCCCACCTGGATCTGGTCGGTCGTGGTCGGCGACGATCTCCTCGTCCGCGCCTGGAACGGGCAGCGCTCGCGCTGGTACCGAGCCGCTGTCGAGCAGGGTGCCGGGCGCATCCGGGCGGCCGGCGCCGAGCACGAGGTCGCCTTCGAGCAGGCCGACCCCGCGAGGCGCGACGCCGTCGACGCCGCCTACCGCGAGAAGTACGCGGGCAGTCCCTACCTGGCGCCCATGCTCGGGGAGGGCCCGGTCTCGGCGACCGTGCGCCTGCTCCCGCTCCGATCACCGCGCTGA
- a CDS encoding helix-turn-helix domain-containing protein: protein MPHDPEVKDFLVSRRARLSPDRVGLPSGGVRRVPGLRRSEVAQLAGVSIEYYSRLERGDLRGASESVLEALAAALRLDDAERAHLFDLARASGGTPARRRPRRAVGVRPSLRLAVESITTAPAFVRNGRLDVLAENELFRALYADEYGAREHPERPVNLARYTFLRRDLSERFHPDWATAADISVGILRTEAGRTPDDAGLQALVGELSTRSDEFRRRWGAHDVRHHASGAKFFHHPVVGDLHLSYEAFEPMGDPGLNFLIYSAEPGSPSADALTLLASWWATRQQEAPPAGRDLAAPRLVPPPTPRSSE from the coding sequence ATGCCCCACGATCCCGAGGTGAAGGACTTCCTCGTCTCCCGCCGCGCCCGCCTGTCGCCCGACCGCGTCGGGCTGCCCTCCGGAGGCGTCCGCCGCGTCCCGGGCCTGCGCCGCAGCGAGGTCGCCCAGCTGGCGGGCGTGAGCATCGAGTACTACTCGCGCCTCGAGCGCGGCGACCTCCGCGGAGCCTCCGAGTCGGTGCTCGAGGCGCTCGCCGCGGCACTCCGGCTCGACGACGCCGAGCGCGCCCACCTGTTCGATCTGGCCCGCGCGTCCGGAGGCACGCCGGCGCGCCGGCGCCCGAGGCGCGCGGTCGGAGTCCGACCCTCCCTCCGCCTCGCGGTCGAGTCGATCACCACCGCGCCGGCCTTCGTCCGCAACGGCCGCCTCGACGTCCTCGCCGAGAACGAGCTGTTCCGCGCGCTCTACGCCGACGAGTACGGCGCCCGCGAGCATCCCGAGCGCCCGGTGAACCTCGCCCGCTACACCTTCCTCCGCCGCGATCTCTCCGAGCGCTTCCACCCCGACTGGGCGACGGCCGCCGACATCAGCGTCGGCATCCTGCGCACCGAGGCCGGCCGCACGCCCGACGACGCCGGCCTGCAGGCCCTCGTCGGCGAGCTCTCGACCAGGAGCGACGAGTTCCGTCGACGCTGGGGCGCCCACGACGTCCGCCACCACGCAAGCGGTGCGAAGTTCTTCCACCACCCGGTCGTCGGCGACCTGCACCTCAGCTACGAGGCGTTCGAGCCGATGGGCGACCCGGGCCTGAACTTCCTGATCTACAGCGCCGAGCCCGGCTCGCCGAGCGCCGACGCGCTGACGCTGCTCGCGTCCTGGTGGGCGACGAGGCAGCAGGAGGCGCCACCTGCCGGTCGCGACCTCGCTGCGCCGCGCCTCGTCCCGCCCCCGACACCGAGGAGCTCCGAATGA
- a CDS encoding MFS transporter, whose translation MSTVDRPAGMTRGLTLLFAIAGGAAVGNLYWAQPLLGVIGATFDVSPGSAGLLVTVTQVGYAIGVFLLVPLGDTLDRRRLIPALMVLAAVFLATTALAPAFPVLLATLALIGVTTVAGQLLTPLAGDLATDEQRGRVLGTVASGLLLGLLISRAISGILADLLGWRSVFGLAAALVLVLAIVMARRLPRLPPRAKVRYGTLLASVLRTVAGSRAVRVTVLIGASAMCAFTLFWTGLTFLLGAEPFSYSATAIGLVSLVGIAGAISAQRVGRLYDRGLSLPAIGAGLVVALIGVVIAGLGATSIVVVLIAVAVFSIGLQGVQVLAQTRMLSIDPSARSRLNTVYIVGNFTGGAIGSALAGLLWQAGGWTALMLVAATVLGFGLTVWAVQRTRALAG comes from the coding sequence GTGAGCACCGTCGATCGCCCCGCCGGCATGACCCGCGGGCTCACCCTGCTCTTCGCGATCGCCGGAGGCGCCGCGGTCGGCAACCTCTACTGGGCGCAACCGCTGCTCGGGGTGATCGGTGCGACCTTCGACGTCTCCCCCGGCTCCGCGGGACTGCTGGTGACGGTGACGCAGGTCGGCTACGCGATCGGGGTGTTCCTCCTGGTGCCGCTGGGCGACACCCTCGACCGGCGACGGCTGATCCCGGCGCTGATGGTGCTGGCGGCCGTGTTCCTGGCGACGACCGCGCTCGCGCCGGCGTTCCCGGTGCTGCTCGCGACGCTCGCCCTGATCGGCGTGACGACCGTGGCGGGGCAGCTGCTCACTCCGCTCGCCGGCGACCTCGCCACCGACGAGCAACGGGGGCGCGTGCTCGGCACGGTCGCCTCCGGACTGCTGCTCGGATTGCTGATCTCGCGCGCGATCAGCGGGATCCTGGCCGATCTGCTCGGCTGGCGCTCGGTGTTCGGCCTCGCCGCCGCGCTCGTCCTGGTGCTCGCGATCGTGATGGCGCGCCGTCTCCCGCGCCTGCCTCCGCGCGCCAAGGTGCGGTACGGGACGCTGCTCGCCTCGGTGCTGCGCACGGTCGCGGGCAGTCGGGCCGTGCGCGTGACGGTGCTGATCGGAGCGTCGGCCATGTGCGCGTTCACGCTGTTCTGGACGGGTCTGACCTTCCTCCTGGGCGCCGAGCCCTTCTCGTACTCGGCCACCGCGATCGGACTCGTGAGCCTCGTCGGCATCGCCGGCGCGATCTCGGCGCAGCGGGTCGGGCGTCTCTACGACCGCGGACTGTCGCTGCCGGCGATCGGAGCGGGGCTCGTCGTGGCGTTGATCGGCGTCGTGATCGCGGGCCTCGGAGCGACGTCGATCGTGGTCGTGCTGATCGCGGTGGCGGTGTTCTCGATCGGGCTGCAGGGGGTGCAGGTGCTCGCGCAGACGCGCATGCTCTCGATCGATCCGTCAGCGCGGAGCCGGCTCAACACGGTGTACATCGTGGGCAACTTCACGGGAGGGGCGATCGGATCGGCGCTCGCGGGCCTGCTGTGGCAGGCGGGCGGCTGGACGGCGCTGATGCTGGTCGCCGCGACGGTGCTGGGCTTCGGGCTGACGGTGTGGGCGGTGCAGCGGACGCGGGCCCTGGCGGGGTGA
- a CDS encoding ATP-binding cassette domain-containing protein, with the protein MSAVVVEDLRVAFDGVEVVHGVSFRVEPGECVAIVGESGSGKSVTARALLGLSGGAVTGSIRVGGAEVVGAGERTLRGLRGAGVGFVPQDALLSLDPLRPIGREIGDAWRLHGRLPAAERARRAAAALTSVGMPEAAERMRDRAGELSGGLRQRALLASAIALDPPLLVADEPTTALDVTVQARVLELFAEQKARGRALLLVSHDLAVVAGLADRILVLADGRVVEDGPAADVLRAPSSPEARALVAAVPAGRPRGTRLSSAGAEVLPPPAPGDLVLRASGLRTNFARPGGGVRVAVDGVDLELRRGETLGVVGESGSGKSTVARLLLALRRPEEGSVEFLGRPWSSASERERRPLRPRIGAVYQDSLSSFDPRWSVGRLLRDAGSGDVGELLGRVGLAPALAQRSPRTLSGGQRQRVSIARALATRPDVLICDEPVSALDVSVQAQILDLLDDLQRRHGLALLLISHDLGVIAHMSDRIAVMREGRVVESGEAAAVLRAPASEYTRRLLADAPRLDRR; encoded by the coding sequence ATGAGCGCCGTCGTCGTCGAGGACCTGCGCGTCGCGTTCGACGGCGTCGAGGTCGTGCACGGGGTGTCGTTCCGCGTCGAGCCGGGCGAGTGCGTGGCGATCGTGGGCGAGTCGGGCTCGGGCAAGAGCGTCACGGCGCGGGCGCTGCTGGGGTTGAGCGGAGGCGCGGTGACCGGCAGCATCCGCGTCGGCGGGGCCGAGGTGGTCGGCGCCGGCGAGCGGACGCTGAGGGGACTCCGCGGGGCGGGCGTCGGCTTCGTGCCGCAGGACGCGCTGCTCTCGCTCGACCCGCTGCGCCCCATCGGTCGCGAGATCGGCGACGCGTGGCGCCTGCACGGCCGCCTCCCCGCGGCCGAGCGGGCGCGTCGGGCGGCGGCGGCGCTGACCAGCGTCGGCATGCCCGAGGCGGCCGAGCGGATGCGCGACCGCGCGGGCGAGCTCTCGGGCGGACTCCGTCAGCGGGCGCTGCTGGCCTCCGCGATCGCCCTCGATCCTCCGCTGCTCGTCGCCGACGAGCCCACCACCGCGCTCGACGTGACGGTGCAGGCGCGCGTGCTCGAGCTGTTCGCCGAGCAGAAGGCGCGCGGACGCGCCCTGCTGCTGGTGTCGCACGACCTCGCGGTGGTCGCGGGGCTCGCCGACCGCATCCTGGTGCTCGCCGACGGCCGCGTGGTCGAGGACGGACCGGCCGCCGACGTCCTCCGCGCCCCGTCGAGCCCCGAGGCGCGCGCCTTGGTCGCCGCCGTGCCCGCCGGGCGGCCCCGCGGCACCCGCCTGTCGTCCGCCGGCGCCGAGGTCCTGCCTCCGCCGGCCCCGGGCGACCTGGTGCTGCGGGCGTCGGGGCTGCGCACCAACTTCGCGCGCCCGGGTGGAGGCGTGCGGGTCGCCGTCGACGGCGTCGACCTCGAGCTGCGGCGCGGCGAGACCCTGGGGGTCGTCGGCGAGTCCGGCTCGGGCAAGAGCACGGTGGCGCGGCTGCTGCTGGCGCTGCGGCGACCGGAGGAGGGGAGCGTCGAGTTCCTCGGCCGCCCGTGGTCGTCGGCGAGCGAGCGCGAGCGCCGCCCGCTCCGCCCGCGGATCGGAGCCGTCTACCAGGACAGCCTGTCGTCGTTCGACCCGCGCTGGAGCGTCGGCCGCCTGCTGCGCGACGCGGGTTCCGGCGACGTCGGCGAGCTCCTGGGGCGCGTGGGCCTCGCTCCGGCGCTGGCGCAGCGCTCGCCGCGGACCCTCTCGGGCGGGCAGCGTCAGCGGGTGTCGATCGCGCGCGCCCTGGCCACGCGCCCCGACGTGCTGATCTGCGACGAGCCGGTGTCGGCGCTCGACGTCTCGGTGCAGGCGCAGATCCTCGACCTGCTCGACGACCTGCAACGCAGGCACGGGCTGGCGCTGCTGCTGATCTCGCACGATCTCGGGGTGATCGCGCACATGAGCGACCGGATCGCGGTGATGCGCGAGGGGCGCGTGGTGGAGTCGGGGGAGGCCGCGGCGGTGCTGCGGGCGCCGGCGTCGGAGTACACGCGGCGGCTGCTGGCCGACGCTCCGCGGCTCGACCGGCGCTGA
- a CDS encoding ABC transporter permease has translation MSELELRTSAAPARRRGRRLRLGEIVALAFVLLLLLAALAPGLLAPSDPLAIAPTEAFSPPSAAHLLGTDESGRDVLSRVIAGAGASLLIGVSATAIGLALGAVLGVIAAFGGRVVDGVIGRVLEVLFAFPALLLALLVIVVTGPGVVPATVAVGLSTAPGYARILRTQLLGIRDSGYVEAARVLGHGPIRILLRHVLPNTFAPLAVLATLGVGQAIVWASALSYLGLGAEPPAPEWGAMLSAGRTYLASAWWLTVFPGLVIVLTTIATTVLGGRLRGAR, from the coding sequence ATGAGCGAGCTCGAGCTGCGCACCTCCGCCGCCCCCGCGCGCCGACGAGGCCGGCGCCTGCGTCTCGGCGAGATCGTCGCGCTCGCCTTCGTCCTGCTGCTGCTCCTCGCCGCGCTCGCCCCGGGGCTCCTCGCCCCCTCGGACCCCCTCGCGATCGCCCCGACCGAGGCGTTCTCGCCCCCGTCCGCGGCTCACCTGCTCGGCACCGACGAGTCCGGCCGCGACGTCCTCAGCCGCGTCATCGCGGGCGCCGGGGCGTCGCTCCTGATCGGGGTGAGCGCGACCGCCATCGGCCTGGCGCTCGGCGCCGTGCTCGGCGTGATCGCCGCGTTCGGCGGGCGCGTGGTCGACGGCGTGATCGGCCGCGTGCTCGAGGTGCTGTTCGCGTTCCCCGCCCTGCTGCTGGCGCTGCTCGTCATCGTCGTGACGGGCCCCGGAGTGGTCCCCGCCACCGTCGCGGTCGGCCTCTCGACCGCGCCCGGCTACGCCCGCATCCTGCGCACGCAGCTGCTCGGCATCCGCGACTCCGGCTACGTCGAGGCCGCGCGCGTCCTGGGTCACGGCCCGATCCGCATCCTGCTCCGGCACGTTCTGCCCAACACCTTCGCGCCCCTCGCGGTGCTCGCGACGCTGGGCGTGGGTCAGGCGATCGTCTGGGCGTCGGCGCTCAGCTACCTCGGCCTCGGCGCCGAGCCGCCGGCTCCGGAGTGGGGCGCGATGCTCTCGGCCGGCCGTACCTACCTCGCGAGCGCGTGGTGGCTGACAGTGTTCCCGGGACTGGTGATCGTGCTGACCACGATCGCCACGACCGTGCTCGGCGGTCGGCTGCGGGGGGCGCGATGA